Proteins from a genomic interval of Chroococcidiopsis thermalis PCC 7203:
- a CDS encoding four-carbon acid sugar kinase family protein, whose product MATKPKIIVLDDDPTGSQTVHSCLLLTRWDVDTLRLGLQDDAPIFFVLTNTRSLPPDKAATVTKEVCHNLKLALAAEEIVDFLIVSRSDSTLRGHYPIETDAIADELGPFDAHFLVPAFFEGGRVTRDSVHYLIVDGVPTPVHETEFARDSVFGYTYSYLPDYVEEKTKGRISTLSVERFLLSDIRSGTDITNNFSTLERLMQLQGNRCVVVDAETQDDLNRFATNVLNAASQGKRFLFRSAASLLTALAALPTQPVPAEAMSRYVRGGKPGAVIVGSHVKKTTQQLERLLQEPDIVGIEVDVAHLLEDSTTQKHQLRDRTLEKINSVHNSGKTPVVYTSRKELVFPDMQTRLQFGADVSALLMDIVKGLPSDIGFLISKGGITSNDVLSDGLALTSARLLGQILAGCSMVRTPVDHPQFPNLPVVLFPGNVGNTDALATIYRRLVTVT is encoded by the coding sequence ATGGCAACCAAACCGAAAATTATTGTTCTCGATGACGATCCTACAGGCTCTCAAACCGTCCACAGTTGCTTGTTGCTAACGCGGTGGGATGTCGATACTTTGCGGCTGGGGTTGCAAGATGACGCACCAATTTTCTTCGTGCTGACAAATACGCGATCGCTACCTCCTGATAAAGCTGCAACTGTGACTAAGGAAGTCTGCCACAATTTAAAACTAGCTTTGGCAGCGGAGGAAATTGTAGATTTTCTCATCGTCAGTCGTTCTGATTCTACATTACGGGGACATTACCCGATTGAAACTGACGCGATCGCTGACGAACTGGGACCTTTTGACGCGCATTTTCTAGTTCCAGCTTTTTTTGAAGGCGGACGAGTCACCCGCGATAGCGTGCATTACTTAATTGTGGATGGCGTTCCCACTCCAGTTCATGAAACCGAATTTGCGCGCGATTCTGTCTTTGGTTATACATACAGTTATTTACCTGACTATGTGGAAGAAAAGACCAAAGGACGCATTTCTACACTCTCAGTAGAAAGATTTTTACTTTCGGATATTCGCAGTGGTACAGATATTACGAATAATTTCTCCACTTTAGAAAGATTAATGCAGCTCCAGGGAAATCGATGCGTTGTCGTTGATGCAGAGACGCAAGACGATCTCAATCGCTTTGCTACCAACGTCCTCAACGCCGCTAGCCAGGGAAAGCGCTTTTTGTTTCGCAGTGCAGCTAGCTTATTGACGGCTTTAGCGGCTCTACCAACTCAACCGGTTCCTGCTGAAGCGATGTCTCGATATGTACGGGGTGGAAAGCCAGGTGCAGTCATCGTTGGTTCTCATGTCAAGAAAACAACTCAACAGTTAGAAAGGTTGCTGCAAGAACCGGATATTGTCGGTATTGAAGTCGATGTAGCTCATTTGTTAGAAGATTCGACAACTCAAAAACACCAATTACGCGATCGCACTTTAGAAAAGATTAACTCCGTTCACAACTCTGGAAAAACTCCAGTTGTTTATACTAGCCGTAAAGAATTAGTCTTTCCAGATATGCAAACTCGCCTGCAATTTGGCGCGGATGTTTCAGCTCTGTTGATGGATATAGTCAAAGGTTTACCGTCAGACATTGGGTTTTTAATTAGCAAGGGTGGAATCACTTCCAACGATGTTTTAAGTGACGGACTCGCCCTGACTTCTGCGCGATTATTGGGGCAAATTTTAGCTGGTTGCTCGATGGTACGCACACCAGTCGATCATCCACAATTTCCTAATCTACCTGTAGTTTTATTTCCTGGGAATGTTGGCAATACCGATGCGTTAGCCACAATTTATCGCCGTCTGGTAACGGTAACTTAA
- the psbA gene encoding photosystem II q(b) protein translates to MTTTLQRERSSSLWDRFCNWITSTENRIYVGWFGVLMIPTLLSATICFIIAFVAAPPVDIDGIREPVAGSLIYGNNIISGAVVPSSNAIGLHFYPIWEAASLDEWLYNGGPYQLVIFHFLIGCFCYMGRQWELSYRLGMRPWICVAYSAPLASATAVFLIYPLGQGSFSDGMPLGISGTFNFMLVFQAEHNILMHPFHQLGVAAVFGGSLFCAMHGSLVTSSLVRETTETESQNYGYKFGQEGETYNIVAAHGYFGRLIFQYASFNNSRSLHFFLGAWPVVGIWFTALGISTMAFNLNGFNFNQSVLDSQGRVVNTWADVLNRANLGMEVMHERNAHNFPLDLASGEATPVALTAPVING, encoded by the coding sequence ATGACAACCACATTACAGCGCGAGCGCAGCTCCAGCCTGTGGGATCGGTTCTGCAACTGGATCACCAGCACTGAAAACCGCATTTATGTAGGTTGGTTCGGTGTATTGATGATTCCTACGTTGCTATCCGCTACCATCTGCTTCATCATTGCTTTCGTTGCTGCTCCTCCAGTAGACATTGATGGCATCCGCGAACCCGTTGCAGGTTCATTAATTTACGGCAACAACATCATCTCTGGTGCAGTTGTGCCTTCTTCTAACGCGATCGGTTTACACTTCTATCCGATCTGGGAAGCTGCTTCTTTAGATGAGTGGCTATACAACGGTGGTCCTTACCAACTGGTAATCTTCCACTTCTTGATCGGTTGTTTCTGCTACATGGGTCGTCAGTGGGAGTTGTCCTACCGCCTGGGTATGCGCCCTTGGATCTGCGTCGCTTACAGCGCTCCTTTAGCTTCTGCTACCGCAGTTTTCTTAATCTACCCACTCGGACAAGGTTCCTTCTCTGATGGAATGCCTCTGGGGATCTCTGGAACTTTCAACTTCATGTTGGTGTTCCAAGCCGAACACAACATCCTGATGCACCCCTTCCACCAGTTAGGTGTAGCAGCTGTATTTGGTGGTTCTCTATTCTGTGCAATGCACGGTTCTCTCGTTACCTCTTCTCTGGTACGCGAAACTACCGAAACCGAATCTCAAAACTACGGTTACAAATTCGGTCAAGAAGGAGAAACCTACAACATCGTTGCCGCACACGGCTACTTCGGTCGTCTGATCTTCCAATATGCTTCCTTCAATAACAGCCGTTCCTTACACTTCTTCTTAGGTGCTTGGCCCGTCGTCGGTATCTGGTTCACTGCATTAGGGATCAGCACCATGGCGTTCAACCTCAACGGCTTCAACTTCAACCAATCTGTGCTTGATTCCCAAGGTCGCGTAGTTAACACCTGGGCTGACGTACTCAACCGCGCTAACCTGGGTATGGAAGTGATGCACGAGCGTAACGCTCATAACTTCCCACTCGACTTGGCTAGTGGTGAAGCTACTCCAGTTGCCTTAACCGCTCCTGTTATCAACGGTTAA
- the cofG gene encoding 7,8-didemethyl-8-hydroxy-5-deazariboflavin synthase subunit CofG has protein sequence MTGTVTYSPAYTLVPTYECFNRCSYCNFRTAPGQSPWMALESAAKILRGLQKQGVCEILILSGEVHPRSPRRNAWFERIYQLCELALKLGFLPHTNAGPLSFAEMERLKSVNVSMGLMLEQLTPELLKTVHQHAPSKMPQLRLQQLEWAGKLQIPFTTGLLLGIGETKTDWWDTLEAIASLHQRWGHIQEVILQPHSPGSQQSFDAPAFNPHQLPEVITQAREILPSDITIQIPPNLVLDPQWLLACIEAGARDLGGISPKDEVNPDYPHLSAPKLIKILEPAGWQLVPRLPVYSQYDNWLTPQLQMAVKQWRRIRKG, from the coding sequence ATGACTGGTACTGTCACCTATAGCCCTGCTTATACCTTAGTTCCAACTTACGAATGCTTTAATCGCTGTAGTTACTGCAACTTTCGTACCGCTCCCGGTCAAAGTCCTTGGATGGCATTAGAATCAGCAGCAAAGATTCTGAGGGGACTGCAAAAGCAAGGCGTATGCGAGATCTTGATTTTAAGCGGTGAAGTACATCCGCGATCGCCCCGTCGAAATGCTTGGTTTGAAAGAATTTACCAGTTGTGCGAACTTGCTTTGAAGCTGGGTTTTTTACCCCATACCAATGCTGGACCATTAAGTTTTGCGGAAATGGAACGCCTCAAAAGCGTGAATGTTTCGATGGGATTGATGTTGGAACAATTGACACCAGAATTGTTAAAAACGGTACATCAACATGCACCTAGTAAAATGCCCCAATTGAGATTGCAACAATTAGAATGGGCGGGAAAATTACAGATTCCGTTTACGACTGGGTTATTACTAGGAATAGGAGAAACCAAAACAGATTGGTGGGATACATTAGAGGCGATCGCATCATTACACCAACGTTGGGGACACATTCAAGAAGTCATTTTGCAGCCTCACAGTCCTGGGAGTCAGCAAAGCTTCGACGCACCAGCTTTTAACCCGCATCAACTGCCAGAAGTTATTACTCAAGCCAGAGAAATTTTACCTTCAGATATTACGATTCAAATTCCCCCGAATTTAGTACTAGATCCGCAATGGTTATTAGCCTGTATAGAAGCTGGTGCTAGAGATTTAGGCGGAATTAGTCCTAAAGATGAAGTTAACCCCGATTATCCTCATCTTTCTGCACCAAAATTAATCAAAATTCTAGAACCCGCCGGATGGCAACTCGTACCGCGACTACCTGTATATTCTCAATATGACAACTGGCTGACACCACAGTTGCAAATGGCTGTGAAACAATGGCGACGTATTAGGAAAGGGTAA
- the hflX gene encoding GTPase HflX, protein METIYGNLQGLKSSQLKQLAKLYHQRLPGDRLTTPEFAQRLAAISSDINQPVCVYINRRGQAIRVGVGTPRQTQIPPLELPRYGAERLSGIRCIATQLKPEPPNEAALTSMALQRLDALVTLNITSAGFEKRGGGVTGYVKEAYLSHLVPSTSIESPLPYGRDSKPAPTDSVRAHSGAPLPTLQTAWSISPPLSLDSLTKQDFLDLVEGLEAEFGREFVGQQVDTDRDRVLLVGVVTDNAAAREFQDRLAELGRLVETAGGEVLQVVQQKRPHIHPQTVVGAGKVQEIALTAQTLGANLIVFDRDLSPAQVRNLEIQIGIRVVDRTEVILDIFAQRAQSRAGKLQVELAQLEYMLPRLTGRGQAMSRLGGGIGTRGPGETKLETERRAISRRISRLQQEVNQLQAHRSRLRQQRQHQEVPSIALVGYTNAGKSTLLNALTNAEVYTADQLFATLDPTTRRLVITDADTGTPQEIVLTDTVGFIHELPASLMDAFRATLEEVTEADALLHVVDLSHPAWQSQIRAVMGILSEMPVTPGPILLALNKIDQADSDTLALAQSEFPQAVFISAENRLGLETLRQRLLQLAKYADATV, encoded by the coding sequence ATCGAGACTATCTACGGCAACTTACAGGGTCTAAAGTCTAGCCAACTGAAGCAACTAGCTAAACTTTACCACCAACGCTTACCAGGCGATCGCCTCACTACGCCTGAATTTGCCCAAAGGCTAGCGGCAATTAGTAGCGATATTAACCAGCCAGTCTGTGTTTATATTAACCGTCGCGGACAAGCGATCAGAGTCGGAGTAGGGACACCCAGACAAACTCAGATCCCGCCTTTAGAATTGCCCCGCTACGGCGCAGAAAGACTCAGTGGTATTCGCTGCATTGCCACACAGCTTAAGCCAGAGCCACCAAACGAAGCCGCGCTAACATCAATGGCGCTGCAAAGACTAGATGCATTAGTAACGCTCAACATTACCAGTGCTGGCTTTGAAAAGCGGGGTGGCGGAGTCACGGGATACGTGAAAGAAGCTTATTTGTCACATTTAGTACCCAGCACCAGTATAGAATCTCCACTCCCGTACGGGCGGGATTCTAAACCCGCCCCTACTGACTCCGTACGGGCACACAGCGGTGCGCCCCTACCGACTCTCCAAACCGCTTGGAGCATATCCCCACCTCTAAGTTTAGACAGCCTCACCAAACAAGATTTTCTCGACTTGGTAGAAGGATTAGAAGCGGAGTTCGGACGAGAATTTGTCGGTCAGCAAGTCGATACAGACCGCGATCGCGTGTTATTAGTTGGAGTAGTAACGGATAATGCTGCGGCACGAGAATTTCAAGACCGTTTGGCGGAATTGGGACGCTTAGTAGAAACAGCTGGCGGCGAAGTGTTGCAGGTAGTACAACAAAAACGCCCTCACATTCATCCTCAAACAGTGGTGGGTGCGGGAAAAGTGCAAGAAATTGCCCTCACAGCCCAAACTTTGGGAGCCAACTTGATTGTATTCGATCGCGATCTTTCTCCCGCCCAAGTGCGTAACTTGGAAATCCAAATTGGGATTAGAGTCGTCGATCGCACCGAAGTAATTCTAGATATCTTTGCCCAACGCGCCCAGTCACGAGCGGGTAAATTGCAAGTCGAACTCGCCCAATTAGAATACATGCTGCCCCGTCTGACGGGTAGAGGTCAAGCCATGTCTCGATTGGGTGGTGGGATTGGAACTCGCGGTCCTGGGGAAACAAAATTAGAAACTGAACGACGGGCAATTAGTCGTCGCATATCACGACTGCAACAAGAAGTCAACCAACTCCAAGCTCATCGATCGCGACTGCGTCAACAGCGCCAACACCAAGAAGTCCCCTCAATCGCCTTAGTTGGTTATACCAATGCTGGTAAATCGACATTGTTAAATGCTTTAACAAATGCTGAAGTCTATACTGCCGACCAGCTATTTGCTACCCTCGACCCGACGACACGCCGTCTAGTCATTACGGATGCGGATACAGGTACGCCGCAAGAGATTGTCCTGACAGATACAGTAGGATTCATTCACGAACTACCCGCATCGCTAATGGATGCTTTTCGGGCAACATTAGAAGAAGTGACGGAAGCCGATGCTTTACTCCACGTCGTGGACTTATCCCATCCAGCTTGGCAAAGTCAAATCCGTGCCGTGATGGGCATCTTGTCAGAAATGCCCGTTACTCCAGGTCCAATTTTATTGGCACTGAATAAAATTGACCAAGCCGATAGCGATACTCTAGCGCTGGCGCAATCTGAATTTCCTCAAGCTGTCTTTATTTCCGCCGAAAACCGTTTGGGTTTGGAAACATTAAGACAACGGCTGCTTCAGTTAGCTAAATACGCAGACGCGACAGTATAA
- the hemJ gene encoding protoporphyrinogen oxidase HemJ — MAYLWFKSFHVIGFVAWFAGLFYLPRLFIYHIEAEERPEQAKTLLKEEYNRIEKLLYRLIMMPAMLFTIAMAIGLVATEPKVLQQTWLQVKLCIVLLLVGFHFYCGRLIRQLEAGTCSIGSLQMRRINEIPTILLGIVVLLAIFKNNLPTSAVVWGTVMAIAAFAVIIQLYARKRRLQKERELSISS; from the coding sequence ATGGCATATCTCTGGTTTAAATCATTTCATGTCATTGGTTTTGTAGCTTGGTTTGCGGGTTTATTTTATCTTCCTCGCCTCTTCATCTACCATATTGAAGCGGAGGAACGTCCAGAGCAGGCAAAAACTCTTTTGAAAGAAGAGTATAACCGGATAGAAAAGCTGCTCTACAGGTTAATTATGATGCCAGCCATGCTGTTTACAATTGCTATGGCGATCGGACTCGTTGCCACAGAACCAAAGGTTTTACAGCAAACTTGGTTACAGGTAAAGCTTTGTATCGTGCTTTTACTTGTTGGGTTTCACTTCTACTGCGGTCGGTTGATTCGTCAGTTAGAAGCAGGAACTTGTTCGATCGGCAGTTTGCAAATGCGTCGAATTAATGAGATACCGACAATTTTGCTTGGTATAGTTGTATTGTTGGCGATCTTCAAAAATAATTTACCAACTAGTGCCGTAGTTTGGGGAACAGTTATGGCGATCGCAGCTTTTGCAGTAATTATTCAACTCTATGCCCGCAAACGTCGCTTGCAAAAGGAAAGAGAACTGAGTATCTCTAGCTAG
- a CDS encoding TIGR04283 family arsenosugar biosynthesis glycosyltransferase: protein MSIIIPAVNEARPIEKTLASTQTGTNVEVIVADGGSQDDTVAIASGWGAKVLSIPKGRAKQMNLGAATATGEILLFLHADTLLPLGFDVMIRAALVKPHAIAGAFRLQIDSPLSSLRLIEWGVNWRSRLLQMPYGDQAIFLRSSVFHQLGQFPDLPMMEDFELVRRLKRNGRIVILPAPVITSPRRWLKQGVCQTTLKNQIAIIAYLLGVSPKKIAAWYRGRDKL, encoded by the coding sequence ATTTCAATTATTATTCCAGCGGTGAATGAAGCACGCCCAATTGAAAAAACTTTAGCTAGCACGCAAACAGGGACAAATGTAGAAGTTATCGTCGCGGATGGTGGCAGCCAAGATGATACTGTGGCGATCGCATCTGGTTGGGGAGCAAAAGTGTTGTCTATTCCTAAAGGACGTGCTAAACAAATGAATCTGGGTGCAGCCACAGCAACAGGGGAAATTCTCCTGTTTCTCCATGCCGATACGCTTCTACCACTTGGGTTTGATGTGATGATACGCGCTGCACTGGTTAAACCTCACGCGATCGCGGGAGCTTTTCGCTTACAAATTGATTCGCCTTTAAGTAGCTTGCGGTTAATTGAATGGGGAGTCAATTGGCGATCGCGACTTCTGCAAATGCCTTACGGCGATCAAGCTATTTTTTTAAGATCGTCTGTATTTCATCAGTTGGGTCAATTCCCCGATTTACCAATGATGGAAGATTTTGAACTGGTGCGACGCTTAAAACGCAATGGACGCATCGTTATTCTGCCTGCACCTGTCATTACCTCTCCCCGTCGCTGGCTCAAACAAGGTGTTTGCCAAACTACACTCAAAAATCAAATTGCAATTATTGCTTATTTGTTAGGCGTTTCACCTAAAAAGATTGCCGCTTGGTATCGAGGCAGGGATAAATTGTAG
- a CDS encoding TIGR04282 family arsenosugar biosynthesis glycosyltransferase, translated as MNATRIIRESLIIFTRYPEPGKTKTRLIPALGAEKAALLHRQMTEHTLTQVKRLQAQRSVRVEVCFAGGNSNLMMRWLGNDLIYTVQGEGDLGTRMARSLATTFHDGADCAVIIGTDCPGLNVEILAEAFNQLQWANDLVLGPAVDGGYYLLGLRRFIPELFVGVNWGSPEVLSQTVAIAKRLNLSVAYLPQLPDVDRPEDLYIWEQRS; from the coding sequence GTGAACGCTACTAGAATTATCCGAGAAAGTTTAATTATTTTCACCCGCTACCCTGAACCAGGGAAGACAAAAACAAGACTGATCCCAGCTTTAGGTGCGGAAAAAGCAGCTTTATTGCATCGCCAGATGACCGAGCATACCCTGACGCAGGTGAAGCGACTGCAAGCACAACGTTCTGTCAGGGTAGAAGTTTGTTTTGCTGGTGGAAACTCAAATTTGATGATGCGGTGGTTGGGAAATGACTTAATTTATACAGTCCAAGGAGAGGGAGATCTCGGGACTCGCATGGCGCGATCGCTTGCCACTACATTTCATGATGGTGCTGACTGTGCTGTAATTATCGGCACTGATTGTCCTGGGTTAAATGTAGAGATACTAGCAGAAGCTTTTAACCAGTTACAGTGGGCTAACGATCTCGTTCTTGGTCCGGCTGTCGATGGCGGTTACTATCTACTCGGTCTGCGTCGTTTTATTCCAGAGTTATTTGTCGGGGTGAATTGGGGATCTCCTGAAGTCTTATCCCAAACAGTTGCGATCGCCAAACGGTTAAATCTATCTGTTGCTTACTTACCCCAACTACCAGATGTCGATCGCCCTGAAGATCTGTATATTTGGGAGCAGAGATCGTGA
- the pgl gene encoding 6-phosphogluconolactonase has product MHKKVEVLPDLAALVQRSLELTLAQMHNAIQARGLCTIALSGGSTPKPLYEAIAAQALPWEKVHVFWGDERYVSPDSPDSNQRMARQAWLDKVEIPAENIHPMPTSAADPADAALQYETHLKEFFQLKSGEFPALDVNLLGMGDDGHTASLFPHTAALQVCDRIVTVGNKDGQPRITFTIPTINQARCTIFLVSGANKQAALAQVFASVADDYTYPARFVQPQGELWWLLDRAAGQGLQLPEE; this is encoded by the coding sequence ATGCACAAAAAAGTTGAAGTCCTACCAGATCTAGCGGCGCTAGTCCAGCGATCGCTCGAACTCACCCTCGCCCAAATGCACAACGCCATTCAAGCACGGGGACTGTGTACCATCGCCCTATCGGGTGGTAGCACGCCTAAACCCCTCTATGAAGCGATCGCTGCCCAAGCATTACCTTGGGAGAAAGTTCACGTTTTTTGGGGTGACGAACGATACGTTTCTCCCGATAGCCCAGATAGCAATCAGCGGATGGCACGACAAGCTTGGTTAGATAAAGTCGAGATTCCTGCCGAGAATATCCACCCCATGCCCACCAGTGCAGCCGATCCTGCTGACGCTGCCCTTCAATACGAAACCCATCTTAAAGAGTTTTTTCAACTAAAATCGGGTGAATTTCCCGCTTTAGATGTAAATTTATTGGGGATGGGAGACGACGGACATACAGCGTCCTTATTTCCTCATACTGCGGCTTTACAAGTATGCGATCGCATAGTTACAGTTGGGAACAAAGATGGACAGCCTCGGATCACATTTACTATCCCTACTATCAACCAAGCTCGTTGCACCATATTTTTAGTCTCTGGTGCGAACAAGCAAGCGGCGTTAGCACAGGTATTTGCATCCGTAGCGGACGATTATACCTATCCTGCACGGTTCGTTCAACCCCAAGGAGAACTTTGGTGGTTGTTGGATCGAGCAGCCGGACAAGGCTTGCAATTACCCGAAGAGTAG